The window TTCTTCATTTTCGCCATGCTTTCTTAACGTTTTAGCTGGATGAAGCCCGATGTCAATGACTATGTCTGAGATATTATCAGCGCTGAGCAGGATCGAAGGGCAAAGCATGCGTGAAATCATGGAGGCTTCGACCCTGTCCGATGTTGACGCCTGCCGTGTCCGTATCCTGGGGAAGAAAGGGACACTGACACCCCTGCTCAGCGGGATGAAGGATCTGACTCCGGAGGATCGCCCGTCGGCAGGCAAGGCGGTCAATGAACTGAAAGTCAAGCTTCAGGCATGGATTGATCAGCGGACAGAAGCAATCTCTCGTCTCGAAGAAGAAAGGCGTCTGGAGGAGGAGAGGCTTGACATTACCCTTCCAGGACGAAGAAGGCCTACCGGCCGGCTGCACCCGATCACACAGACTTTTCAGAGGATTGAAGAGATCTTTCTCGGTCTCGGCTTCCGGATCGCCGAAGGACCGGAGGTGGAAGAAGACTATTATAATTTCGAAGCCCTGAATATTCCCAGGGATCACCCCGCCCGAGATATGCAGGATACCTTCTATATCACGGACGATATCCTTCTTCGCACCCACACTTCTCCGGTCCAGATACGGACCATGAAAAGTCAAGCCCCTCCGGTGCGGATTATCGCTCCCGGCAAGGTCTACCGCTGCGATGCCGACATCTCTCACACCCCCATGTTTCACCAGGTTGAAGGGTTGATGGTGGACCGGCATATTACTTTCGGCGACTTGAAAGGCGTCCTCGAATTTTTTCTTCACCGGATATTCGGCAAAAAAATCGGGGTCCGTTTCCGTCCCAGTTTTTTTCCTTTCACCGAGCCTTCTGCTGAGGTGGATATTGCCTGTGTCATGTGCGAAGGCCGGGGCTGCCGCGTCTGTAAACAGTCAGGATGGCTCGAAATCATGGGCGCCGGCATGGTGGATCCGGAGGTCTTTCGTATGGTCGGCTACCACCCGGATGAGGTCACCGGTTTTGCCTTTGGCATGGGTGTGGAGAGGATCGCCATGCTCAGATATAGGATCGACGACATCAAGCTTTTCTTTGAAAACGATCTTCGGTTCCTGTCGCAGTTTTGAGCATTTTAAGATTTAAGATCACCTCCAAAAGTATGGGTGAAAACATCAGGGGTCAAGGGGTCAAGGATTCGAGGGGTCGAGTGAAGTGCTAAAAACATAAGGGGCCAAGGGTCCTAGGGTTCAAGGGTTACGCTTCGCGTGCACCGCTTTTCTCTATTTTTGTCGTTAGATCCCGGCATCTCCTTGAATCTATTCTTGCCGGGCCGGGACCGTCTGCGACGGCTACTACAATAAGTCATCCTGGGTTCAAAGGTTACAATGTTTTTCTCTGGAGATTTTGCTTGCATTTAAGTATTTCACTTGACCCCTTGGACCCTGGAATCCTCGAACCCTTTTACCCACTATATGGGAGAAAAACCAGATTTTTAACAATTTTGTCCTGATGACTTTGTGGCAGCGTATTTAAAATCACTCTGGAAATAAGCCGATGCTGATCAGTTACAACTGGTTGAGGGAACTTGCAGCATTCGATGATTCTCCTTCGGAAATCGCCGCCCGTCTGACCATGGCGGGGCTGGAAGTAGAGTCCATGACCGCCCTTGATCAAGGGCTCAATAACCTTGTCGTCGGACAGATCCTCTCTAAAGATACCATTCCCAAGACCGATCATCTCACCTTATGCAGGATTGATGTCGGGAAGGAGCATCTCCAAGTCGTCTGCGGAGCCCCGAACCACCGGGTCGGAGACAAGGTGGCGGTGGCCCTGCCGGGCGCAAGACTGCCCGGCGGAAAAGAAATCCGCAAAGCCAAAATATACGGCGTCGAATCCAACGGGATGATCTGTTCCGAAAAAGAGCTGGGCATATCGGATCATGTCTCCGGGGTCATGATCCTGGGCGAGGAATTTCTTGTAGGGGCGCCGGCTGCGGAAGCCCTGGGGCTGAAAGACACGATCCTGGAATTGAACGTGACTCCGAATCGCCCGGATGCGTTGAGCCACATGGGCGTTGCCAGGGAGATTGCGGCCCTGACCGGTTCCCTTCTGAAGATGCCGATTCCCACGGTTTCGGAGACGGGCCAGGAGATCTCCTCGTTGAGTCATGTTGAGATCCGCGATCCGGCCCTCTGCATGCGCTATACCGCCAGGATGGTCGTGGACGTCACCATTCAGCCTTCTCCTTTGAGGATACAGCAGCGTCTTCGGGCGGCGGGATTCCGGCCGATCAACAATGTGGTCGATGTGACCAACTATGTTCTAACTGAGATGGGGCATCCATTGCATGCCTTTGATTTCGATCTCATATCACAACAACAAATCGTGGTGCGAAAGGCCCGTGAAGGGGAGAAGATCCTGACCCTGGACGGCGTTGAGAGGGAACTGGATCCCTCCATGCTCGCCATTTGTGATGCGGAGAAACCCATGGCCATAGCCGGGATCATGGGGGGTGAAGGGTCCCAGGTTAACGGGGAGACCCGCCGGATCTTCCTTGAAGCGGCCTGTTTCAATCCCGCATCCATTCGCAGGACATCCAAACAGATCGGGCTCCATTCAGAGTCCTCCCACCGTTTTGAGCGGGGAACCGACATAGAAGGAATGGTCAAGGCATTGGACCGAGCGGCTTCCCTGATTCAGGAACTCGCCGGTGGAAAAATCGCAAGAGGCCGGATCGATCTCTACCCGGTCAAACGTTCACCCCTTGAGATACCGATCCGTCAGGATCACGTCCATTCCATCCTCGGTTTCGATATGGCGTCCGATGAGATCAACCGCATTCTCACTTCCCTTTCCCTTGAAATCGCGGAAAAGAGCGAAGGCAAGACCGTGGTCAGAATTCCAAGTTTCAGGTCCGATCTGACCCGTGAGATCGATCTCATCGAAGAGTTGGCGAGAATTTATGGTTACAACAGGATTCCAAGCACGCTTCCCCATTCCTTGATGACGTCATCGGAGATGACCTCTGCGCAAAAGTGGAGGGTACGGGTCCGCCGGATCATAGCCGGTTTAGGATACCAGGAGACCATTCACTACAGCTTCCACAATCCCAAGGATCTGGACGACCTGAACATCGGGGACGAAGACCCTCTGCGCTTACAGATCCGAATACGAAATCCTCTCAGCGAGGATCAGAGCGTGCTGCGGTCAACCCTGCTGCCCGGATTGATCCGCACGCTTCAATACAACCTGAAACGTTCGTTGCCGGACATCAGGATATTTGAAATCGGGCATGTTTTTGAACCCCGGAACTCGGGTCTTCCTTTGGAGAAAAATCATCTTTCCGTGATGATCACCGGCAAGGACAAGCCCCTGGGTTGGGATATGCCGGGGAGAAGGGTGGACTTCTTTGATCTGAAGGGGGATCTGGAAGAACTTCTGGATAGGCTTGGGATAGGCGGCGTGGTCTTTTCGCCCCAGAATCAGTTTCCATTCCTGCATCCTAAAAAAAGCGCATGGATCGAATGCGGCAAGACTCGGCTGGGCTTTATGGGTGAATTTCATCCCGGTATCCTGAAAAAATTTGAACTTCCCGATCCGGTCCAGTATGGTGAGATGGACCTTGACCTCTGCCTGCAGGAGACCGATGACTCGGTCAGTTACGAGGTCGTACCGCATTTCCCTTCCGTAGACAGAGACATCGCCCTGATCCTTGCTGAAGAGATCTCTTGTGCCGAGGTCCAGGAACGGATACGGAGCCTGAAACCCGACCTGATCCGCGAGGTCCGTGTTTTTGATCTCTACAAGGGGAAGCACATTCCTGAAGGGAAGAAGAGCCTTGCGTTTAGAATACGATTTCAGGCCGATGATCGGACCTTGACCGACCCGGAGATCAACAAGATCCGGGACCGGATTGCGGCAGAGATGGGCAAAGCATTCCATGCGGCTTTGCGGGAATAAAGAGGGCAAGGGTTCAAGGGTTTTTCTCTGTAGATTTTGCTTGCGTTTCAGTATCTCACTTGAACCCTTGACCCCTCGACCCCTGGAACCCTTTTTACCCACTAAATGGCCGATGGCTCGTAGAGGAAAAGAACCAGAAATAATAAATCAAAGATCATAATTTACAAACGAAAGGCTTCTCAGGACAAACAATATGATCCCCACAGTCGAGTGGAAAAATAACAAGGTCCGCATGATCGATCAGACGCTTCTGCCTTTAAAAGTCGTTTACCGGGAATATTCCGATTATCATGAAGTCATCTCTGCAATTAAAAATCTGGTGGTGCGCGGAGCGCCGGCCATCGGGGTTACGGCAGCCATGGCCGTGGCCCTGGCTGCCCGGGAGGTCAAGGCCGAATCCGCAGGTGATTTACTTCAGAAACTGGGGCCGATCTGTGATGAGATCGCTTCGGCACGACCTACGGCGGTGAATCTTTTCTGGGCGGTTCAGAGGATGAAGGCCTTTGCAGAACGGAGCAAAGGGCTTTCCGTCAAGGAGATAAAAGAGGGCCTGATCCGTGAAGCCGAGGCCATCGGAGAAGAGGATATAGCGGTTAACCGGGCCATGGGACGTTATGGAGCCGAATTCATCCGTGATCATGACACGATCCTGACCCATTGCAACGCGGGTTCACTGGCTACCGCCTGTTTCGGCACCGCCCTCGGCGTGATCTACACGGCCCAAGAGCAGGGGAAAAAAATCAAGGTATTTGCCGATGAAACCCGGCCGGTTCTTCAGGGCGCCAGGCTCACGGCCTGGGAATTGATGCAGGAGGGGATTGATGTCACCCTGATCACCGACAACATGGCGGGTTATTTCATGAAAAAGGGGATGATTCATCTTGTGATGGTGGGGGCGGACAGGATCGTCGCCAATGGAGATACGGCCAACAAGATCGGGACCTATTCCGTGGCCGTCCTTGCCAAGGAACACGGCATCCCTTTTTATGTCGCGGCCCCGGCATCCACCATTGATCTATCCTTGCCGTCCGGTGAACATATTCCCATTGAGGAGAGGGACCCCATGGAAGTGACCCATATCTTCCATAAGATGCAGATCGCCCCGGAAGGCGTGAAGGTTGCCAATCCGGCCTTTGACGTCACCCCCGCGCGTTACATTACAGCCATCATCACGGAAAGAGGGGCCTTTTACCCCGGGGATGTTTACAAGATCAAGGACCCCGAAGCGGACATGGAAAACATCCGGATCCATCCGGATTTAAAAACTCAGGGGAAACCGGAATAGCTGTCTATTGCTGATCCATCATCGCCCCGAAATCAGGCAAAGAGCCTCCTGATCAAGGACGTCCTGTTTTTCACACCCACCTTGTCGAAGATATGCTTTAAATGCACCTTGACCGTATGTTCGCTGATGAACATCTGTTCGCCTATCTCCATGTTGCTCAGTCCCTGGAAGATCAGGTTGACCAGTTCCTTCTCTCTGCGGGAGAGTCCGTACCGGATGGCGAACGTATCGGTGTCGAAGGGGAGTTCCTTTGGAGGCACATGGGTCATCACCAGGATGTAATCGTTCCCCAGAGGATCCTTTTCGTCTTTTTCCAGAATCATCATCAGGACATTCAGGACCTGTCCGTCCGGCAAGGTCCATTCGGTCTCTGCCCGGTTGGATCGTTTTCTCCGCCGGGCGGTCAGGGATTTTGCATAGAGACTCCGGAGCAGCTTGACCACGGAGGGGTGAAGGCCGTAAGGCGGTTTGGTGCGGGTCCTTGTTCCTGAACTGAATTTGGAAAAAATAGCCCTCGATCCTGGATTCATGTAGACCGGTGTTCCCATGGAATCATAGAGGATCATGGCGATCGGAGCCTCGTTGCAGGCCTGCTCAAAGATCCGTCTTTCTTCGTTCATCTGCCTGAAGGTGCTGTCAAAGTTGATCTTGTCCCGCACAGAGGCCCGGATCCATGCCAGGAGCTCCGCCTCCTGAATCGGTTTGGTCAGATACTTATCTGCGCCTTCATTGAGACCCGATACGATGTCTTCCGTGGTTGTCCGCTCCGCGGTAAAAAGGATCACGGGGATATGGGCCGTAGCCGGGTTTTTCTTGATCCTCTTGCAGAGTTCCATACCATCCAATTCGGGCATGTTGACATCCAGGATCACCAGGTCGATCTTGCTCTTTTTCAGGATCTTGCTGGTCTCCTTTGGGTTCTGTGTGGCATGAACGTGATAGCCGTTCAGTTCAAGGATGGTTTTCAATAAGAGAAGATTGTCTTGAATGTCGTCTACGATCAGAATGTCGTTCATCATGTTGTTCAATGCGGTTGTTTTCATAGCTATCCCTTGCATAAAGTTAAATGAATCTCCAAACGCCCTTTTGTCCTGGTGACGGACATTTCCCCTCCCATCATGGCCATATAGAACCGTGACAAGAGCATACCAAATCGAATCCTTCCTGGAATATTG is drawn from Nitrospirae bacterium CG2_30_53_67 and contains these coding sequences:
- a CDS encoding phenylalanine--tRNA ligase subunit alpha gives rise to the protein MSEILSALSRIEGQSMREIMEASTLSDVDACRVRILGKKGTLTPLLSGMKDLTPEDRPSAGKAVNELKVKLQAWIDQRTEAISRLEEERRLEEERLDITLPGRRRPTGRLHPITQTFQRIEEIFLGLGFRIAEGPEVEEDYYNFEALNIPRDHPARDMQDTFYITDDILLRTHTSPVQIRTMKSQAPPVRIIAPGKVYRCDADISHTPMFHQVEGLMVDRHITFGDLKGVLEFFLHRIFGKKIGVRFRPSFFPFTEPSAEVDIACVMCEGRGCRVCKQSGWLEIMGAGMVDPEVFRMVGYHPDEVTGFAFGMGVERIAMLRYRIDDIKLFFENDLRFLSQF
- a CDS encoding phenylalanine--tRNA ligase subunit beta, producing MLISYNWLRELAAFDDSPSEIAARLTMAGLEVESMTALDQGLNNLVVGQILSKDTIPKTDHLTLCRIDVGKEHLQVVCGAPNHRVGDKVAVALPGARLPGGKEIRKAKIYGVESNGMICSEKELGISDHVSGVMILGEEFLVGAPAAEALGLKDTILELNVTPNRPDALSHMGVAREIAALTGSLLKMPIPTVSETGQEISSLSHVEIRDPALCMRYTARMVVDVTIQPSPLRIQQRLRAAGFRPINNVVDVTNYVLTEMGHPLHAFDFDLISQQQIVVRKAREGEKILTLDGVERELDPSMLAICDAEKPMAIAGIMGGEGSQVNGETRRIFLEAACFNPASIRRTSKQIGLHSESSHRFERGTDIEGMVKALDRAASLIQELAGGKIARGRIDLYPVKRSPLEIPIRQDHVHSILGFDMASDEINRILTSLSLEIAEKSEGKTVVRIPSFRSDLTREIDLIEELARIYGYNRIPSTLPHSLMTSSEMTSAQKWRVRVRRIIAGLGYQETIHYSFHNPKDLDDLNIGDEDPLRLQIRIRNPLSEDQSVLRSTLLPGLIRTLQYNLKRSLPDIRIFEIGHVFEPRNSGLPLEKNHLSVMITGKDKPLGWDMPGRRVDFFDLKGDLEELLDRLGIGGVVFSPQNQFPFLHPKKSAWIECGKTRLGFMGEFHPGILKKFELPDPVQYGEMDLDLCLQETDDSVSYEVVPHFPSVDRDIALILAEEISCAEVQERIRSLKPDLIREVRVFDLYKGKHIPEGKKSLAFRIRFQADDRTLTDPEINKIRDRIAAEMGKAFHAALRE
- a CDS encoding S-methyl-5-thioribose-1-phosphate isomerase encodes the protein MIPTVEWKNNKVRMIDQTLLPLKVVYREYSDYHEVISAIKNLVVRGAPAIGVTAAMAVALAAREVKAESAGDLLQKLGPICDEIASARPTAVNLFWAVQRMKAFAERSKGLSVKEIKEGLIREAEAIGEEDIAVNRAMGRYGAEFIRDHDTILTHCNAGSLATACFGTALGVIYTAQEQGKKIKVFADETRPVLQGARLTAWELMQEGIDVTLITDNMAGYFMKKGMIHLVMVGADRIVANGDTANKIGTYSVAVLAKEHGIPFYVAAPASTIDLSLPSGEHIPIEERDPMEVTHIFHKMQIAPEGVKVANPAFDVTPARYITAIITERGAFYPGDVYKIKDPEADMENIRIHPDLKTQGKPE